The Brienomyrus brachyistius isolate T26 chromosome 9, BBRACH_0.4, whole genome shotgun sequence genome contains the following window.
GGGGCTAGATTTTCCAAATCAAGATTCTACCTTCTTGACCCCCACCTCCCCTGTTTTTGTGATCTCTTGAATGCCTTCTGTTTATTTTAAATCCTTCAGTACATTTGACGGTGTTCAATGCCCTGTCACCTCTATACAGCCAGGGTGACGGCTTtgtctgtgtgcccatcccACCACTGGGCTGGACCCATTAATACTAAGACGGAATTGGCACGCGCCATGCGACCATCCAATACTGACAAACTCCTTCCTCTAGAAGACCACCCACCTCATATGATGCTGGGTTTAAAGACTGCATTGTTAGGAAGAGAGCCTCCTATGCTGGTTCATGTGATGCCCCAATTAAGTGTGTGAGTGTCTCTGTCAATGTGACCTCTCCCCGGGTACAATGCTTAAGGAAGCACCTAAATTAAAGTGTAAATCTATTTGATTGTAAGATgggataaacatttaaaatcacGACGTCTATGTCCCTGAAGTTAAAAGCAAAGATTGTCTGCGTGCAACAAGTAAAAGCACCTCAgggtaaaattaaaaattcaaaaaAACCTGATTTGCTTAAAATGACTTGTGTACACCCCTCTTAAGATTCAAAGGGGTACATTTAAAATGATCAATGATTCTTATCGGCTTTACGACTTTCAGCCATCGCCGCCAGCCCCTGCCACAGTCACCCAGACGGCGAGCGCTGCCAAGACCATAATTTGCCAACCCTAAGTGCTTTCCCTGGACCCGCCGAAGGTGCTCTCTGTTCTAGACACCTGACCTCACCCCCTTATCATTCAGTTTCACCGTGTCTTTCTATAGAAGTCTACCTTTCATCAAACTGTGACAAGATTGCCCCAAAGCATTTGTATGaaggaaacaaacaaataaacgaaCAATCATGTCGGAGGGTGGGGGCAGTCAAAAAGAAGCAAAGCTAACGAAAATGAAAACACTCTTCTTCTGGGAAATGCCGTCTTACACACTGAGGGTCAGACAGGAGCCAGGAAGCTGAGAAGACAAACCGATGAAAactggcgggggggaggggtcactcGTGGCCACTGAGAGAGGTCTACCAGACCTGCTACAGACGGTGGGGGGTTCTGTCCGACCTGCTGCGGTTATATGACCTGACAGCAGCTGGCCTGGCTGGAGGTGTACAGCAGCCCGTCGcttggatggtgctgaatgtTCACAGAGATGGTCTTCTCACACAGAGGTAGCTGTAGGACGCTGTTCTTCAAGTTCATGTGAGTCTCCCTGGCCGCCAGGTCCAGCTCCCCGAGGGAGGCTGAAACGGGCACTCGGGCCAGAGCACCAGTGCCGTTGTGCAGCGACTCCCCGTCCAGGCAGCCCCCGGGGCCCACACACATCCTCCAGGAGAACTTCTCCTGCACCTTGACACCAGAGAAGCCCTGAGGGTCTATGATCAGCTTGGCCATGTCTGCCGCACCCAGGGGGCGGAGCTGCGGGCCAAGGCACAGTCTCATAAGCTTCAGGCTCTCCACCAGCTCCCCAGCCGCCCTAGTGGAACTCCGGGTGGAGCCCGAGGCGGCCTTGCTGCTGCCACTGGAGCAGTTGGATGGGCTCCCCTGGCCCTTCCCCCCGCCACCTCCCGTCCCGCCCCCAGCACCCCTGTCCGGCCCCTGTCCGGCATCCCCAGGTGGCTTGCCCTGCCCGCCTCCACTGCTCCCACCCCCGTTACCCCCTGGGTTGCCTGGAGGGCCCTCGCTGCTGTCCCTACGGTTCCAACTGTAGCTGAAGCCCGTGTCCTTGTCCAGTCGGCGCCGGTGGCTCTCAGAGTCGTCGTCGCTGGTCTCCGAGCTGGAACAGCTAGAGCCGCGGCCCTGGCTCTTGCGGCGAGGGAAGCGCTTGTGCGCCGTGCCTGGCGAAGCCATGCTCATCTTCAGCCGGCTCAGTTTGGGTGGCAGCCCCTCATCCATAGCGAAGTCGTCGTCTGACTCGCCCTCCTCCTCGAAGATCTGGTTCAGCACGGGGGCGCTCTTGCGTGACGTCAGCCGGTTGGTGACGCTTGAAGGCTTGCGGCGCAGCACCACCTGCGTCGGCAGTGGTGCTGGCTCctgctcttcctcttcctcctcatcctcctccaccCTGAAGAGGCACGTGCGCTGCTTGGCCGTGGCACAGGCCCCGCCTGGCTTGAGAGCGGCAGGGGCTGGGGGCAACTGTGGTAGCAGGCAGCCTCCAGGGGGCACCGGCAGGGGCTCACCAGGGTCCTCTCGCCGCCCCAGATCCAGCAGCCCCTTGGCACGGTGCCCATTCAGCAGGTTCTCAGCGCTGCGAGCTGGTGACTGGGGGCCACCCGCATGCGAGATAGATGATGCTGCCAGGCTGTCCTCGATGTCCTGATGCATGTCGATCTTCGTTGGCCACGATTGCCTGTGGAGGATAGACACGCCTCGCATCACATGACACCTTCACCCCACAGACCAGAACACCATCCCATACTAAACACTCAAAGTGTCAGCGATCGTCAGACATGGATAAACTAATCTACAGGTCCTCCAGCATCCTCCAGCTGACACATTGGTGAAGCCCAATAACGGTGATGAGTAGATGAGGCCTGGCTTAGTTCCTTACATCACACATTCTTTAGAATGATTCTTTAATGTCCTTGTGTGAGGGAGGGATGGTGCCCTAATGGGTATTTTCATAGACACAGCTATTGTCACCATGATCAATCTGACTCCACATAGGCCACTCGAGTCAAAGGACTCCCCCTTATGTACTCTGGGAGGCTCCATCTGGCCCGGTGGTATTTACTGGTAAAAATGAACGATTTACCACCTGACAAAGTGCCGGCTAGCCAAGGTTTGACAGTGCGACCCCTCTGGGTGGCCAGTACCTGAACTGGGCCTTGATGTTGCTTGGGCTGGACGAGCGGGTGTGGACCTCTTTCTCCTGCTTCTCCTTCAGGATCCTCTCGGCCAGCAGGTAGTATGTGGCCGTGATGTGGTTGTACTTGTCTGTCTCTAGGGCCCTTGTGACACAGACAGAGGTAAAACATCAGGACTACAGAGTGCGGGAGCAAAGGAGATCGCAGAGATCGGAAAGTGATCAGGAATGAGGCATGATATCGGGTGCAGCATAGCCTCCACATACACACGGCCAGACTTCCGAGGGGGTGATGCTCATGTGGCCCCTTCCCAGCAGCCACTACTCTGAGGTCCAGGGCAGCAGATGGTAATTACAGTGGTTTTAAATCGCATCCCAAGGGGACGAAGGATGAATACTTAATCTGCAGAATGACCTTGGCATCTGAAGTTACTCAAGGCTGTCTTTCAGAGTTCATACCAAaatgttggggtggggggggggcacacaataATTAGAGATGTTTAATTAAGACAGCGATCCTCTAAGGTAACGGGTCTATCCCTCAGAGTTCTACATTTCAGCAGATGCAGCATTAATGACAGaaattaaaatgtttacatCAATATGCCACAGTTTAAATGTAAATAGGGAAGTAAACTTCATCCTTCACCAAAATGtattgctaacatgctaataagcACACGGCTCACCCGGACCTTTGCCAGCAATGGTAAGCAGAGCTACAGATTTGAAAAGAAAGGTCTCACCCCCCCACACTGAAGGGCCAAACACCATGAGTGTTAATGTGCCTGCTGAAAATATCACTTTTACTAGCACTGTGTGCTGTTTCTCATAGGAGTGGGGTGGTGGTGAGGTGGGTGGGGCTGCATAGCCTCGCAGAGCAGAGGTGTCGGATTTGAACTCGGCCCTGAACATGTGCTACTCTCACTGCAGAGAGAGTATTGCAAAGACGTGCTATACTGGTGCATCCATATAGCAGCTCCCGTGGccatgcgcgtgtgtgtgcgcatgtgtgtgcgcgtgtgtgtgcgcatgtgtgtgcgcatgtgtgtgcgcatgtgtgtctgcCATCCTATCCCTACTTTGGTTACAGTGTAGGGCGAGTGCAGTCGAGGCCCTTACTCAATGATGGCCTCGCGGTCAGCGATGTCACCCAGCACCATGCGCTGGATGATGCTGTTGTGCTCCTCCTCAGACAGGTTCCTGTGGGACACCAGTGGGATGTTGTACTTGGTGGCCGGGGAGGGGTCCACACCCTGCAGCCATGGGTGCCGCTCGATCTCGTCCAGCGAAGCGCGCCGTTTGGGGTCCCTCTGTAGCATGCGGTTGATCAGGCTGCCAGGGAAGGGGTAGGGGTGTTAGGGATCAAGGACGAGCTGCTCAGAACCAGGCTCCCCCAAGCATTTACAGCCCTGAGCATCACGTCTGATAACAAATGATCAGATGCTTAGTACCAAGCAGGCGTGGATGAGCTGTTTCTATCATATGACAGTCTCATTCAATTAAATTTTACAGTGCCTTTCACAGCACTTTTCTAAGAGTGTGTGCCAATACATAGTTACTAAACTAAAATTAGCCCGGGTTCGTGGGCCAAGCAGTGTGTATCCAGTAGGTGCTCTGCTCAAGGCATCATTTTCCCCACACCCTTCAGTAAACTGACCCACGCGGCTTACATTTCTGCAGCTACAGAGGCACACTGCATGTCGTCAGGGGTACAGGCTGCCAGCTCTGCCCCCCGGCGACAATCACGAGGCTGACAGGCCAGGGGAGTTTCCCAAGGTTTGACCCTAAGCAcattgggcagtggtggcttaatggttaggggaagcacacttgtaatcgaaagactgcaggttcgaatccccgaccagcaaggtaccactgaggtaccctgagcaagcccccaagccctgctccccaggcgctgaattagctgccccctgctatgtcacattgtcacatatgggttaaatgcagaggacacatttcgttgttgcgcACGGTGTGCTGTGgtatgtcaacaatgacaattgatCACTAAATCCTAATATTCTACATCGAACAAAGCATAAAGTGCAGAGGGCAGAAAAACGCCGATGCCCCACCCCCATATTAGTACTGCCCTACAGGGATGAGGGCCAATCGGCACAGACCACCCCCCCTCCGAACCTCGTGCCCACGGCCAGCCCAATGCTATTCTCCTCCTCGGCCGTAGGGGTAAGGAGAGGGGCTTCCCACTGGATATTTATAGTTCGCGTCACTGAATTTTCCAGCCCTTAGCGGCCAGTGACTCATGCCGCATGTAACAGAACAAATGCAGTGAAATGTTTACAGTGGGGACAAGGAGTCATCCTCCAGCTTTGCTCTCCATTCTTCGATGACCATTTATTCAGCCCAGAGGGGGGTGCACACTTGCCCCTCACTCACCCAGGGTGGCAATAACTCTGTGAAAAAAGTCACACTTTGACTCTTCCTTATCAGACCTAAGAGACAGTGTGTGTATTAGCATCAAATTTAAAGGATGTATAATAGAATATTTAAACAGTCTTCGTTGGTCTGTAGAGTTTTGCAGTCAGGAAAAAACTCACTGACCAGGGCCCCTCAGCTCTGTGATGATCACATGCTCAGAAGGGAAGTTCTGTGGACATTCATGACCTGTACTATAAAGCAGCTTAGCTCTCAcccacacatccacacacacacatacacacctacctACAGAAAACGCTTGTTGGCAGAGGGCTTTCGTAAACACATCTGCTCATTAGCAAGGCATTAATCGGAGTTCCTCATGAGACGGAAAGTCATCCGTCTGTGACCAGTGCCTATGACAGAGAGTGCCGTTTTCAGCTAAATGGAAGAGAGGACCGGTCTTGGCCTGATCGGATTACCAGCGGCCTCACTGGGGCCCCAGCCCCGGCCCCAGTTGACTCCCACCATGCACCTGACATGCGGCTAAGGCAGTCGGCATTGTTCACTCAAGCCCATTTAAGGAATCCGTGAGCTACCAATACCCCTGGGCTCTTGATATCCCCCAGGCAGCC
Protein-coding sequences here:
- the LOC125749619 gene encoding SNF-related serine/threonine-protein kinase-like yields the protein MAGFKRGYDGKIAGLYDLDKTLGRGHFAVVKLARHVFTGEQVAVKVIDKTKLDSVATGHLFQEVRCMKLVQHPNIVRLYEVIDTQTKLYLILELGDGGDMFDYIMKHEEGLSEELAKRYFAQIVHAISYCHRLHVVHRDLKPENVVFFEKQGLVKLTDFGFSNKFQPGKKLTTSCGSLAYSAPEILLGDEYDAPAVDIWSLGVILFMLVCGQPPFQEANDSETLTMIMDCKYTVPSHISSDCRDLINRMLQRDPKRRASLDEIERHPWLQGVDPSPATKYNIPLVSHRNLSEEEHNSIIQRMVLGDIADREAIIEALETDKYNHITATYYLLAERILKEKQEKEVHTRSSSPSNIKAQFRQSWPTKIDMHQDIEDSLAASSISHAGGPQSPARSAENLLNGHRAKGLLDLGRREDPGEPLPVPPGGCLLPQLPPAPAALKPGGACATAKQRTCLFRVEEDEEEEEEQEPAPLPTQVVLRRKPSSVTNRLTSRKSAPVLNQIFEEEGESDDDFAMDEGLPPKLSRLKMSMASPGTAHKRFPRRKSQGRGSSCSSSETSDDDSESHRRRLDKDTGFSYSWNRRDSSEGPPGNPGGNGGGSSGGGQGKPPGDAGQGPDRGAGGGTGGGGGKGQGSPSNCSSGSSKAASGSTRSSTRAAGELVESLKLMRLCLGPQLRPLGAADMAKLIIDPQGFSGVKVQEKFSWRMCVGPGGCLDGESLHNGTGALARVPVSASLGELDLAARETHMNLKNSVLQLPLCEKTISVNIQHHPSDGLLYTSSQASCCQVI